GTGTGACGCGATTTTTAGCACCACCCTGCGCTTTCGACACATTCCCCCTTTGTCGGGCATCTGAGTAGAGTACTAGGAACTCTCACTGGACTTAAAACGACACCGTGCGAAATGTTTGAGATGTTCTTTTTGAGTGTTGTTTCGACTTTCGCTCGCAACGTATGACTAACAACCGTATCTACGATTGCTCAAAAAAAAACACGGCAAAACAATCAATCAATGCGTTCCGAAAAGGCGACTTCCCCCTAAGATCACTGAATCTGTCCGTTGCGCACAACCTTTTCCAAGAACTCTCCCCACTGGTGGCTTCGACAAAAAGATAAGGAACTCGGGATGTGTGTGCGGGCACTTTAGAACGCCCCGTTCCAACGAactttgtgtgtgtgtgagtcTGCCCCAGGCAGACCCCAGATGGCTGGTATTCCCGTATGTGGCGGTGAAGCAAGCTGTAGCACAACACTCCTCGCGGTGTTTCTCGTGCAGTCAGCCGGGGACACCAGAAACATTGATCACCTGTTTCGTGCCGCACAGACGTCGTCCACTTGCATCTGCACTGTGGATAAAACGAACGTTCGGTTGAATGTTTTTTGATGCGCCTTCTCACTCTTCCGTCTGCGGCGTTCGAGACTTGTATAACATCACGTTGTGAGAAACTCGAGGCGCCCCTGGGACCGGGTCTTCATGTTTTGTACTTCGTTGTGGCTTCTCAGCATCACACCGCGCACGATGTTTCTCGCGCGGCTGGGTCGTGAGGAGGGTAAGAGTTCAGACACGAGAAACTAAGAAAGTCTGAGATTCGCTTGTCTGGAGACATGCGTGCGCAAAAATGACGTGTGTGATGGGGAAAAAATTTCTCCGGAGATGCATCTTCTATGGTGAGACGTAGCCAGACCTGGAGGCAACTGGCAGCGCCGCCGCACGgccgcttcctctcgcgtgCATTTGCCCGAAAGACGAGGGCAGACAGCATTTTGTGCGTTTGTCACGAAGTGAAGACAGCAAAGCGCGCCTCGAAGCCGCTACCCCCAGGAGCGGCCGATCCGCAGAAGGTGTCGAGAGTTTGGTGACGAAAGACAGCCTGGTGAAAACTCTCATTTCGTGCGCGAAAAAACGGAGGCAGCTTGCTGCGTTAGGTTTTGGCGGGCCGCCTGCAGCGACGCTCGACGATCGGGCAAACACTATTGGCCGACCAAAGTTGACGATAGCCGAGACGGGTTTTCTCGTCGCATGTCATCCCGCCGGACTGGCAGAAGGTAGCAAGCGGTTTCGTGGTCCAACCGTCAGGTTCAGTGCGCGTAACTCGGTGGGTGGGAGAGTAGTAGAAGGACGAGCACGGCAGACCGGCTCTCTTATCTGCCGAGCGTCGCACGCCGGGGACTCTCTCCACCACCGGTATCCACCAGTTTTCCATCCGCCGCAAATCCGTGCCTTTCTCCGGGAGACAtttttcgcttctcggaATTCGTCTGCGTTATGCTTTCCGATTCTCGCGCAGGGCACTTTTGTTCCAAGTCCAGCGTCCACTGTTTAGATATTGCGTTTCAGCCAGCCCAGCCAGCCCAGCCAGCCCGGGTCGTGCGCGACATGTCGCCTAGAAAGCGACACTCCCctgaacgaagaagagacggtgGACAGGCTTGAGGAAAAAAGTGGTGCCTGCGTAGCCGATGCGTAGAGCCCCCGGTTCGGATCTCAGTCGCAACTGAAACGCGAGGcagtcgagaaaaaacgtcACTGTCGTCGTCGGAAACACCTGAATTCTCTGAGATTCGAAACCTGTCCGTGGGCAGGCGCGCGTGCGTGGGGCGGGTTGCAGGCGCGCGCTCTAGTGTTCCTCAAGTTCGTCTCTCCGGAGTGGAAATGCCGTACGGGGGGAGCACAGCCGCACCGAAGGTTCGCGTCGAGACGAGTGTCCAGCACAACGCTTGCTTTTCCTAAACGTTTTCTCACGACGAAGGGCGTCCCTCCCCGCGAGGTTCTGTGTCCATTTTTCTGCCCAGAGTCGTCTCACCCAGTGAAACGATGGCGCGGGCAGCAGCCGCTCCTCGGGACGAACGTAGGGCCGACTGCGGGGGGGCTGGCCCTTCTGCTGTTGCCGAGTTCAACGATGCTTTTCCTTCAGTCTCCAGCTCTCACGACGAGAAACCTTGCAAAGAAGACATGCGGGTGGCAGAGCCGTTTGGAGAACCCCTGCTTCCGGACGACCATTGGGCCGCCGCAGTCACCACCACGGCACCTGGGGATGACCCAGGCGAGCTTTCTGGAAAGACGGCAAAAGAACTCAGTGCCTTGCCTTCTtcccgcagacgcagaagccaGTCCGCAGAGCGGGTCTCAACTACGAGCGCTGCATCACACGCCTCAGACCCCTCCCAGAGTTTCCTCGATCTTCTTCCCCCCGCCAGCtgcgcctcttcgctctcgtcatCTCCCGGCGCGGACGGGAGTAAcggtctcctctcgccggCAGGTGGAGTGGGGAGACACTCCAGAGAAGTCACTGACGACGCGCGTGAGTCGCCAACTTCCGGCGATGCTCCTCAGGCGCGTGATGACCACGGAAACCTGGCTTCACCGACTGCCCTATCAGAGGTCGCCAACGCTCTCCAGACCGCGCCCGCGAGCTCTGCGGGCGGAGGCTCCGGGCGTGGGCGAGCCGCAGGCGCTTCTCAGAAGAGAGCATGGGGCGCCTCGGCGGCCAAGCGCGACAACGCGGCGACTTCCGGGACGAGCAAGCCCTCTGGAAGTCTCAGCCACGGCGCGTTTGTCGTGCCAGCCAAACTTGcagcgaacgaagaggaaaccgagaacAACCTCCTGTCTTCCGTGGCAACTCAGGCGGGCTGGCTATCTCTGGAAGGTGACAGCATGCGGGGCCGGGGCGGCGCGGCCTACCAGGGCAGCGATGAGCCGGCGAACAACGGGGCCTCACGCGCCAGCAAAAACGCGTGTGGGTCTCTCTCGACAGGggcagcagcggctgcaAGTGACAGGACAGCACTACTTGCGGGTGAAAACGCGGCGCCTTCAGGTCCGTCGACGAGACGCGGAAACAGTCTTGGCTCCGGTTCTAATGGCGCCGCGACGGCAGGGGGGAGCACGGGGCGTCGAGACCCGCGGGCCTCACCGTTTCCAGGTGTGAAATTCTGTAGCTCCCGGAACGCATGGATTGCCCGGTGGTCGGAGAACGGCCaggaaaagtggaagacgTTTCCAGTACGCGACTCCACCTTCGAAGAGGCGCGCCGTCGCGCTCTCGAGTTCAGACAAGGCAAGGACCGCAAGAAGTACGAGCGCCTTTGGCAGCAGCTTAGTGCGGATGCAGAGGGCGGCGGCGGACCGGGGAAGAGTCCGGGACCGAGTGCACGCGGGGGAGGCACTTCCCCGAGCGGGGGCGCTTGCGACCCGTCGGGAAATGCGACTGCAGGGGTGGAGGGGTTCCGCAGCCCCGCAGTGTCTTTCTCCCCAGGCGGGAGCGTGCGCGGAAGTGGCTCCAGCAGTGGAGGTTTGGGCAGTCCGTCGGGGGCGGTATCGCAGGACATTTTCTCGCGGCTGAGTCCCGCGACCTACACGGGAGGTCCTGGCCTTGACGAGGCTCTCGAGAACAGCCGAGCGGCCGCAGCGGGCCTGCTGTTCAGTGACCTGCAACGGCATCGCTGGTTGGAAGAAGCGTTGTTGGGGTCTGGCCCCGACGGCAGCCCTGCGCAGCTTACACCGTCGACCGGAAAAGCTGGCCTAGACGCTGCACTTCGAGATCGATTTTCCCGGTGGCCAGCGACCGGCGCCGGCAGACTTAACGGGGTAGACTGCGGGAATGGAGGAATCGTCGAACAGAGTCAGGGCAAGAAACGGAGCTGCGCAGCGGCTGGACTTGCTGGGTTTTCAGAGTTCTCGGGACTCCTTGCTGGCGCCTTGGAAGAAGCCGCCACCGGGACCACTTCCCCCAAGAAGAAATCCAAAATGCACCGCAGAGAACTCCGCGACGGCCTCGTCCTCACCGGCCTGGATGCTGATCTTGACAGACAGAATGTACCACCGTGCGTTGGCGGACCCGTTGACGGCCTCGGCGAAGATGCTGCCGAATACGTAAGTGGAGTAGAGTTTCGGATACACCCCAAGGCAAGGCGACGAGCTTCATCGTTGCGTCCCCTCCGCGTCAGTGATGATTTACACGCGCTACAGGGTTTCGCACACACCTAGACACACAAAATTCCAGCTTTTTTTGCGTAGATCTTGCCACATGTGCGTTCCGGGGCTCCGGGGGACAGGCCTTGTTGGCGGAAAAGGCTCTCtgatgtgtgcatgcgtgacTCGTGTGAGAGGCGATGCGATCTTCATATTCGGTTTGCCTGTCCTCGTGTGGTCCCGTGTAGCTTTCTGCGGATCCAACGGTGAACTCGCTCCTCGGAGTCGGATCTCTCTTCCAGTCCAGCTTCCCCTTGGCatgcaaaagagaaaaccgcATCGCTGGTGAGTTGTTTTCCGAGAGTGCAAAACATTGTGTTTTTGCGGCTTCAGAACGTCGTGCATGCTTGTGCCATTTCAAACGCACTCGGTGTACTTGTGGTCTGGCAACTTGTTTGTGTGTGCTTGTCTGCTATGATGTTTTTGCAATGGAATGTTGTGTCTATATCCTATCATGTACAATACTGCCCGAGTCTCGTATGTCTAGGGAGCTGTGCGCATAAGGGGGATAGATAACTGAACACACACGTTGAGGAGGAGGATGAGTTATTTCTTGTGTCGTTTGGGGGAGGGCGATCGTGTTGGAACGGCTCTGCGTGAGAGGCTCAGATTCGAGCCGATGATTTGCAATCGCGTCGTGCATGTGTGTCGTTGCTGCAGAGATTGGAATGGGCCTGGACCGGTGGCAACAGACTTCTCGAGGATCTTTTCTAGGTGACCCCGGTGCAACGGAAGATGCCTGCAGGAATTTGTTGAATGCCAAGGCACTGGGGATGTACAAAGATGCCCTGATTCTAATTCTCGATGACCTGCTGTCTCATGGGATCTCACTTTTGAGTCCGCGGGGGGAGAACGGGCCGTCCTCAATGTGCGGGAACGGCATGGCGTGGCGGGCGAAGCAAAAGGGTGCAGAGAGACCTATGCGGCGGGTCGTAGAGGCTTTGCGTCGCCGCGTGGCGGATGCGTCTGTGTTCCGAGTAGTGTCGCCTTTCATCAAGCTGTTTGAGGCATGCATTCTGGAAAAGAAAGTTCCTAGCCAGTTCGATGCTCGGTCGCAAATCCTCTATCTTAACGCGTTGAGTGCGTTGTACGAAGTCGCTATCCCGGCGTGAGGAGGACTCTTCAAGCCGCGACGGTGACAAGGGTCGGTGACGCTTGTGTTGCTACCGTCATTTCCAGACCAGGGACCGAGAAGTATTTTGTTTTCTCCGTACTTCTGTGTAGCCGCGGGAGTCTTTTCAGAAGAACGTTGTGCGCCTGCACGGGGCTGGCGGCGGGGGGCCGCGCTGTTCCCCTGCCTGCCTGGCGGTGACGCATGGCTGTAGTCGGGACTCTTCTCAACTGTTCACATGCCGGGCTCAAGATGTCTCATGCAGTTTTGCAGTGAAATAATGCGGAAATTTCTCCACCCAGGGATTGGTTGTCTTGCTCGAGACAGCACTTACGTAGAGGGTTAACAGGCAAGGTTCTGTTCCTATTCATGTTCACGTACCTCGTTTGATTCGGTGGGAGACAGGGACCTGCGGCTTGTAGTTCGCGGGATAAATTTAATTTCGTGTATGAACTTGTGGGAAGTTTCCGCTCGACTCCCTGTCAGTTTCGACGCAGTTGTTGCAGGGAGAAAAGCGGCCCTGTTTTTTCGGTGCGCACGTGTTACTCCACATTCGCTTCCATTGCATTTAAAGGAGTTGATGACCAACAGTGAACCCCTTCTTCCCAAGAGGTGATGCGCCGTTCGCTGTCGGGATGCCGCAGGCACTGTTTCTCTTCATTGACAGTCTCGTGGTGACGGGTGGCGGACAGTCGGGGGAGGTGGTGAGAGGGTCGGTGGCTTTCGAAACTGACAATAAAGTCCTGCTTCCTTCGGGTGCGTGTCGCTGTATGTGTCCTGCGGCTTGCGAGTTCGTGCTTCGGGCCATGGAGTGCTACCTCGTTGTTTTTCATGCAAACGAGCACCTGCACAACGGGCGTCAGTCCTGCAGTCTTTCGAACGCGTCCCCCGAGCAAA
This Toxoplasma gondii ME49 chromosome VIII, whole genome shotgun sequence DNA region includes the following protein-coding sequences:
- the AP2VIII7 gene encoding AP2 domain transcription factor AP2VIII-7 (encoded by transcript TGME49_269010); translated protein: MARAAAAPRDERRADCGGAGPSAVAEFNDAFPSVSSSHDEKPCKEDMRVAEPFGEPLLPDDHWAAAVTTTAPGDDPGELSGKTAKELSALPSSRRRRSQSAERVSTTSAASHASDPSQSFLDLLPPASCASSLSSSPGADGSNGLLSPAGGVGRHSREVTDDARESPTSGDAPQARDDHGNLASPTALSEVANALQTAPASSAGGGSGRGRAAGASQKRAWGASAAKRDNAATSGTSKPSGSLSHGAFVVPAKLAANEEETENNLLSSVATQAGWLSLEGDSMRGRGGAAYQGSDEPANNGASRASKNACGSLSTGAAAAASDRTALLAGENAAPSGPSTRRGNSLGSGSNGAATAGGSTGRRDPRASPFPGVKFCSSRNAWIARWSENGQEKWKTFPVRDSTFEEARRRALEFRQGKDRKKYERLWQQLSADAEGGGGPGKSPGPSARGGGTSPSGGACDPSGNATAGVEGFRSPAVSFSPGGSVRGSGSSSGGLGSPSGAVSQDIFSRLSPATYTGGPGLDEALENSRAAAAGLLFSDLQRHRWLEEALLGSGPDGSPAQLTPSTGKAGLDAALRDRFSRWPATGAGRLNGVDCGNGGIVEQSQGKKRSCAAAGLAGFSEFSGLLAGALEEAATGTTSPKKKSKMHRRELRDGLVLTGLDADLDRQNVPPCVGGPVDGLGEDAAEYLSADPTVNSLLGVGSLFQSSFPLACKRENRIAEIGMGLDRWQQTSRGSFLGDPGATEDACRNLLNAKALGMYKDALILILDDLLSHGISLLSPRGENGPSSMCGNGMAWRAKQKGAERPMRRVVEALRRRVADASVFRVVSPFIKLFEACILEKKVPSQFDARSQILYLNALSALYEVAIPA